In a genomic window of Nodosilinea sp. E11:
- the fabI gene encoding enoyl-ACP reductase FabI — MLDLTGKNALVTGIANNRSIAWGIAQQLHAAGANLGITYLPDERGKMEGKVKDLVDPLNPSLFLPCNVQDETQVEQVFSTIGEKWGKLDILIHCLAFANRDDLTGDFSNTSKAGFQLALDVSAYSLITLARGAKPLMTDGGSIVTLTYLGGVRVVPNYNVMGIAKSALEMNVRYLASELGPNNIRVNGISAGPIRTLASSAVGGILDMIHHVEEIAPLRRTVTQTEVGNTAAFLCSDLSTGMTGQILYVDSGYCIMGM, encoded by the coding sequence ATGCTAGACCTGACTGGTAAAAATGCCTTGGTAACAGGCATTGCCAACAATCGATCGATCGCCTGGGGCATTGCCCAACAGCTCCACGCCGCCGGGGCCAACCTGGGCATCACCTACCTGCCCGACGAAAGAGGCAAGATGGAAGGCAAGGTCAAAGACCTGGTTGACCCCCTCAACCCCAGTCTGTTTTTGCCCTGCAACGTACAGGACGAAACCCAGGTAGAACAGGTGTTTAGCACCATTGGCGAGAAATGGGGCAAGCTCGATATTTTGATTCACTGTCTGGCCTTTGCCAACCGCGACGACCTGACCGGCGACTTTAGCAATACCTCTAAAGCCGGCTTTCAGCTAGCCCTCGATGTCAGCGCCTACTCGCTGATTACCCTGGCGCGCGGGGCTAAACCGCTGATGACCGATGGCGGCAGCATTGTCACCCTCACCTACCTGGGCGGGGTGCGGGTGGTGCCTAACTACAACGTTATGGGCATTGCTAAGTCGGCGCTGGAAATGAACGTGCGCTACCTCGCTTCTGAACTTGGCCCCAATAACATTCGCGTCAACGGCATTTCCGCTGGCCCCATTCGCACCCTGGCTTCGTCAGCAGTGGGTGGCATTCTTGACATGATTCACCATGTGGAAGAAATTGCCCCGCTGCGTCGCACCGTGACCCAAACCGAGGTAGGCAATACGGCGGCCTTTCTGTGCAGTGACCTGTCGACGGGTATGACCGGGCAGATTCTTTACGTCGATTCTGGCTACTGCATCATGGGCATGTAG
- the hisA gene encoding 1-(5-phosphoribosyl)-5-[(5-phosphoribosylamino)methylideneamino]imidazole-4-carboxamide isomerase, translated as MEVIPAIDLIDGRCVRLYQGDYAQTEVFNDNPVEVAQQWVEQGATRLHLVDLDGAKSGKPENWQAIKAIVQAVDIPVEVGGGLRDRARVTDLFSLGVRYAILGTAAIENPELVSDLAGEFPGQIIVGIDARDGKVATRGWLETSEVDAIALAQQMEQRGAAAIIYTDIQRDGTLQGPNIPAMRSMAEAVSIPVIASGGVGALRDLLSLLVLEPQGVEGVIVGRALYTGDVSLKEAVRAVGNGRWQDVPPNLGGSTFA; from the coding sequence ATGGAAGTTATCCCCGCTATCGATTTGATTGACGGTCGCTGTGTGCGGCTTTACCAGGGCGACTACGCCCAGACCGAGGTGTTTAACGACAACCCGGTGGAGGTGGCGCAGCAGTGGGTAGAGCAGGGGGCAACCCGGCTGCACCTAGTCGATCTCGATGGGGCTAAATCGGGCAAGCCGGAGAACTGGCAGGCTATAAAAGCCATTGTGCAGGCAGTGGATATTCCGGTGGAGGTGGGCGGGGGCTTGCGCGATCGCGCCCGAGTCACCGATCTATTCTCCCTAGGGGTGCGCTACGCCATTTTGGGGACGGCGGCGATCGAGAACCCTGAGCTAGTCAGCGATCTAGCTGGCGAATTTCCCGGCCAGATCATCGTCGGCATCGATGCCCGCGACGGCAAGGTGGCAACGCGGGGCTGGCTTGAGACATCAGAGGTGGATGCGATCGCCCTGGCCCAGCAGATGGAGCAACGGGGCGCAGCGGCGATTATCTACACCGATATTCAGCGCGACGGCACCCTCCAGGGGCCAAACATTCCGGCCATGCGATCGATGGCTGAGGCTGTGTCAATTCCGGTGATCGCCTCCGGCGGCGTCGGTGCCCTGCGCGACCTGCTCAGCCTGCTCGTGCTAGAACCCCAGGGGGTAGAGGGCGTTATTGTCGGGCGAGCGCTGTACACGGGAGATGTCAGCCTGAAGGAAGCTGTGCGGGCTGTGGGCAACGGGCGCTGGCAAGATGTGCCGCCGAATCTTGGTGGATCAACCTTTGCCTAG
- a CDS encoding PPC domain-containing protein has translation MQFHLRLQRSLLLPLALTACVLTALPAKAQARVYTPIPLPASREVNDTLSDQDIPTGAGGFARDYTVYLEAGDQVAIDVTSDEFDTLVILMNKDGVTVGENDDGPDGTTNSLLFSRITEAGTYTVRVRAYAGQGTGRFFLKVARLREVR, from the coding sequence ATGCAATTTCACCTTCGGCTTCAGCGTAGTCTGCTGCTTCCTTTGGCTTTAACCGCCTGTGTTTTAACGGCACTGCCCGCCAAGGCGCAGGCTCGTGTCTATACGCCTATCCCTCTGCCCGCCTCGCGAGAAGTCAATGACACGCTGAGCGATCAAGATATTCCCACTGGGGCCGGGGGCTTTGCCCGCGACTACACGGTGTATTTAGAAGCTGGAGATCAAGTGGCGATCGATGTCACCTCCGACGAGTTTGACACTCTTGTCATCTTGATGAACAAAGACGGCGTGACCGTGGGGGAGAACGATGACGGCCCCGACGGCACTACCAACTCCCTCCTGTTTTCTCGCATCACTGAGGCAGGTACCTATACGGTGCGGGTACGCGCCTACGCTGGTCAGGGCACAGGTCGCTTTTTCCTGAAGGTGGCCCGTTTAAGGGAGGTGCGGTAG
- a CDS encoding FAD-dependent oxidoreductase: protein MPRRSAVMTMALLSSTLLLFAFRGASEYWRSPQEFAQRPVGQIVNRAEVATGIRQIQTANGRPTLNPLPLAEEVWTCEVVVIGGTLGGVAAAAHAMQTGVTTCLIELTPWLGGQVSSQGVSAIDESRAMRWRRNFSSSWESFKALIKRQPVYLPAWTGMPAQLTVEQVNSCWVGELCFTPRAGATAAEMRMREAVQSAPESRWATSTAFKGAAFDASGRYVTAVYGVRRIPLDAGYVPTGRLSQELERWYGWSDDEVYNKIPIRLQPPPNRSMIVIDATDTGELVGWANLPHRLGSDSQAFTGEVNAPPKDNPDCTQAYTYPFVLATLNDKNESLNELRALEPAMTKAEHRQEFDLEGFPFFSFGSVFNYRRIVSQVSGDSNVNLTRPGEMTLINWNKGNDWHFMDPPLVFTEEDVRLSGQRQDWLGGLSVESLHHGELHALMFAEWLIETEATSKLPLTLLRGADAPLGTQSGLSMVPYIREGRRILGRPAYGQDSFMAVEADLREDMTGGRDFSTTAVALAHYDIDIHGCRYRSWRPTYEAAGASIKEFVVRPLQIPLEAMVPQGVDNVLIGGKSVAVSHIVNGVSRVHYGEWSIGGAAGATAGWLLRHAKPYDLTPAQVVVTGQMPDLQQFLVEQGLRFTW, encoded by the coding sequence GTGCCTCGCCGTTCGGCTGTCATGACCATGGCGCTGCTGAGCAGCACCCTGCTGCTGTTTGCCTTTCGCGGCGCCAGTGAGTACTGGCGATCGCCCCAAGAATTCGCCCAGCGCCCCGTCGGGCAAATTGTAAATCGGGCCGAAGTGGCTACAGGTATTCGCCAAATTCAAACCGCTAACGGTCGGCCTACCCTCAACCCCCTGCCCCTAGCCGAAGAAGTCTGGACCTGTGAGGTGGTGGTGATTGGCGGCACCCTGGGCGGAGTCGCCGCTGCCGCCCACGCAATGCAAACCGGCGTCACCACCTGCTTAATTGAGCTGACCCCGTGGCTGGGGGGGCAGGTGAGTTCTCAAGGCGTGTCGGCGATTGACGAGTCGCGGGCGATGCGATGGCGGCGCAATTTCTCCTCCAGTTGGGAATCGTTTAAGGCCCTGATTAAACGACAGCCCGTGTACCTGCCCGCATGGACGGGAATGCCTGCCCAGCTCACCGTCGAGCAAGTCAACAGCTGCTGGGTTGGTGAACTGTGCTTTACCCCCAGAGCGGGGGCCACAGCGGCTGAAATGCGCATGCGTGAGGCGGTCCAAAGTGCTCCCGAAAGCCGCTGGGCGACCTCAACGGCCTTTAAGGGAGCCGCCTTCGATGCCTCCGGTCGCTATGTAACGGCAGTCTATGGGGTGCGACGCATCCCCTTAGACGCGGGCTATGTGCCCACAGGACGGCTCTCCCAAGAGCTAGAACGGTGGTACGGCTGGTCTGACGACGAGGTCTATAACAAAATTCCGATTCGCCTCCAGCCACCGCCCAACCGATCAATGATTGTGATTGACGCCACCGACACCGGTGAGCTCGTGGGCTGGGCCAACCTCCCCCACCGGCTGGGATCTGATAGCCAGGCCTTTACCGGCGAAGTCAACGCGCCACCTAAAGACAACCCCGACTGCACCCAGGCCTACACCTATCCGTTTGTGCTGGCTACGCTCAACGACAAAAACGAGAGCCTCAACGAGCTGCGAGCCTTAGAGCCCGCCATGACTAAGGCTGAGCACCGCCAGGAGTTTGACCTAGAGGGGTTTCCGTTCTTTAGCTTTGGCAGCGTGTTTAACTACCGCCGCATTGTCAGCCAGGTGTCGGGCGATTCTAACGTCAACCTGACTCGCCCTGGCGAGATGACCCTTATTAACTGGAACAAGGGCAACGACTGGCACTTTATGGATCCGCCCCTGGTCTTTACCGAAGAAGATGTGCGGCTGTCGGGCCAGCGCCAGGACTGGCTGGGGGGGCTATCGGTAGAATCGCTCCACCACGGCGAGCTTCACGCGCTCATGTTTGCCGAGTGGCTGATAGAAACCGAAGCGACCAGCAAGCTGCCCCTAACCCTACTGCGGGGAGCCGATGCCCCGCTGGGCACTCAATCTGGGCTAAGCATGGTGCCCTACATTCGCGAGGGACGACGAATTTTGGGGCGTCCGGCCTACGGCCAAGATAGCTTTATGGCCGTAGAAGCTGACCTGCGCGAAGACATGACCGGAGGGCGCGATTTTAGCACTACGGCGGTGGCCCTCGCCCACTACGACATTGACATTCACGGCTGCCGCTATCGATCGTGGCGACCCACCTACGAGGCGGCGGGGGCCAGCATTAAAGAATTCGTGGTGCGACCGTTGCAGATTCCGTTAGAGGCGATGGTGCCCCAAGGGGTAGACAACGTGCTGATTGGCGGCAAAAGCGTCGCCGTTAGCCACATTGTCAATGGGGTGAGCCGGGTACACTACGGCGAGTGGAGCATTGGCGGGGCGGCGGGGGCAACAGCGGGCTGGTTGCTGCGCCACGCCAAGCCCTACGACCTGACCCCGGCCCAGGTAGTGGTGACGGGCCAAATGCCTGACCTGCAACAATTTTTGGTAGAGCAAGGGCTGCGGTTTACCTGGTAG
- a CDS encoding esterase-like activity of phytase family protein has product MRRRRGLVRWGRSLALILMLALTSCAIPQLKAEDRLFVPITVDLLDVYNLPPQEFEGTTVGGLSALSYDRPRNLLYALSDDRSRFGPARFYTLAVTLGGSASQPRFDTVSIQSFTPLLDADGNPYPRGSVDAEGMALSPRDTLFISSEGDVRQNAPPFIGEFDRQTGQIITTLRLPERYLPDDPDTPTQGVQNNLSFEALTIAGSSSGAGMIEPFRLFAATESALVQDYNDDPSQPLNARFLHYLIGDDQSTLIAEHRYPLDLEPSGAVINGLTALLAIDPGGHFLALERAFGLRGLQVKLYQLATGGATDTSTIASLAGDVSGIAPIRKQLVLDFADTPLAVDNLEGMTLGPRLPDGSQSLLLVSDNNFEGDRATQLILLRLQM; this is encoded by the coding sequence ATGCGCCGAAGACGTGGGCTGGTCAGATGGGGGCGATCGCTAGCCCTGATCTTAATGCTGGCGCTGACTAGCTGTGCTATCCCGCAGCTCAAGGCTGAAGACCGACTGTTTGTGCCCATCACCGTCGATCTGCTCGATGTCTACAACCTACCGCCCCAAGAGTTTGAGGGCACCACGGTCGGCGGCCTGTCAGCCCTGAGCTACGATCGCCCCCGCAACCTGCTCTACGCCCTCTCCGACGATCGCAGTCGCTTTGGCCCCGCCCGTTTCTATACCCTGGCCGTCACCCTGGGGGGCAGCGCGAGCCAGCCCCGGTTCGACACCGTCAGCATCCAGTCGTTTACCCCCCTGCTCGATGCCGACGGCAACCCCTATCCTCGGGGCAGCGTTGACGCTGAAGGGATGGCCCTATCGCCCCGCGACACCCTATTCATCAGCAGCGAAGGGGATGTGCGGCAGAATGCACCGCCCTTTATCGGCGAGTTTGATCGCCAAACCGGGCAGATTATCACCACGCTGCGGCTGCCAGAACGCTATTTGCCCGACGACCCCGACACCCCCACCCAAGGGGTACAAAACAACCTGAGCTTTGAAGCGTTGACGATCGCTGGATCATCCAGCGGGGCAGGCATGATCGAGCCCTTTCGGCTGTTTGCGGCCACCGAGTCAGCCCTAGTGCAAGACTACAACGACGATCCTAGCCAACCCCTCAATGCTCGGTTTTTGCACTACCTAATCGGCGACGACCAGAGCACGCTAATTGCCGAGCACCGCTACCCGCTTGATCTGGAGCCCTCCGGAGCGGTAATCAATGGCCTCACAGCGCTGCTAGCGATCGACCCCGGCGGGCACTTTCTGGCCTTAGAGCGGGCTTTTGGCCTGCGGGGGCTACAGGTAAAGCTCTACCAACTAGCTACGGGCGGGGCCACCGATACTTCAACGATCGCTAGCTTGGCCGGGGATGTATCGGGTATTGCCCCCATTCGTAAACAGCTGGTGCTCGACTTTGCCGACACCCCCCTAGCGGTGGATAACCTGGAAGGTATGACCCTGGGGCCGCGCCTGCCCGACGGCAGCCAAAGCCTGCTGCTGGTCAGCGATAACAACTTTGAGGGCGATCGCGCTACCCAGCTAATTTTGCTGCGTTTGCAGATGTAA
- a CDS encoding hemerythrin HHE cation-binding protein translates to MTDMTTLSTKLADLKLFQNVLIDSEQKLMAATDDNTIRERLEGMLKSDRENLSAIEEAGTKLGSTAQPRDITQKHAEAVTKMMQGSELTLYDKFFQLELLKHQQTMTGLVLHKVGQTLSDDLQDAMEPLNKVNFENRAHQEVLKGVLYFVGTREIAGQEPDMGLWASVEQGIAALKGAIGSAAS, encoded by the coding sequence ATGACTGATATGACGACCTTATCAACCAAGCTTGCCGATCTAAAGCTTTTCCAAAATGTCTTGATTGACAGCGAGCAAAAGCTAATGGCGGCCACCGATGACAACACCATTCGTGAGCGTCTCGAAGGAATGCTGAAGAGCGATCGCGAAAACCTCAGCGCCATCGAAGAGGCTGGGACTAAGCTAGGCTCCACCGCACAGCCGCGCGATATTACCCAAAAACATGCTGAGGCCGTCACCAAAATGATGCAGGGTTCAGAATTGACCCTGTACGACAAGTTTTTTCAGCTTGAATTGCTGAAGCACCAGCAGACTATGACGGGTTTGGTGCTGCACAAAGTCGGTCAAACCTTGAGCGATGATCTTCAAGATGCCATGGAGCCGCTCAATAAAGTTAACTTTGAAAACCGGGCTCACCAAGAAGTTCTCAAGGGCGTACTTTACTTTGTTGGTACCCGTGAAATCGCGGGTCAAGAGCCTGACATGGGCCTGTGGGCCAGCGTCGAGCAAGGCATTGCGGCGCTCAAAGGGGCGATCGGCAGCGCGGCTAGCTAA
- a CDS encoding SOS response-associated peptidase, which translates to MCGRFSLNQTGDDLADAFDLRPTPPVVPRYNIAPSQPIATVVATAENPDPHFDFRLWGLIPSWAKDPTIGNRMINARAETVAEKPSFRAAFKRRRCLILADGFYEWETVPGQKTKQPHYIFLKDHAPFAFAGLWEHWADPASGSELQTCTILTTAPNALMEQIHNRMPVILAPDDYAPWLDPDFDQPQMLQAMLRPYEADAMDRYPVSTVVNKPQNDLPDCLEPLDEGVAESD; encoded by the coding sequence ATGTGTGGACGGTTTAGCCTCAATCAAACCGGTGATGACCTGGCCGATGCCTTTGACCTCAGGCCCACTCCTCCCGTCGTCCCGCGCTACAACATTGCCCCCAGCCAGCCCATCGCCACGGTAGTGGCCACCGCTGAAAACCCAGATCCCCATTTCGACTTTCGCCTGTGGGGGCTGATTCCCAGCTGGGCCAAAGACCCTACCATTGGCAACCGCATGATCAACGCCCGCGCCGAAACCGTGGCCGAGAAGCCCTCCTTTCGCGCCGCCTTCAAGCGCCGCCGCTGCCTGATCTTGGCTGATGGCTTTTACGAATGGGAAACCGTGCCGGGGCAGAAAACTAAGCAGCCCCACTACATCTTTCTCAAAGACCACGCGCCTTTTGCCTTTGCCGGGCTGTGGGAGCACTGGGCCGACCCAGCCAGCGGCAGCGAACTGCAAACCTGTACCATTCTCACCACCGCCCCTAATGCGCTAATGGAGCAAATCCACAATCGCATGCCGGTGATTTTGGCCCCCGACGACTATGCCCCCTGGCTCGATCCCGATTTTGATCAGCCGCAGATGCTCCAGGCTATGCTGCGCCCCTACGAGGCCGACGCGATGGATCGCTACCCGGTTTCGACAGTGGTGAATAAGCCCCAAAACGACTTACCCGACTGTCTCGAACCTTTAGATGAGGGGGTAGCAGAGAGCGATTAA
- a CDS encoding NAD(P)H-dependent oxidoreductase: MAFKTVVFYGSYRRDRNGIRAAKFLLDQLAQRGHTTVFADALEYDFGLLDRMYKEYELGQAPAKMEELAEHIRTADGFVVVTGEYNHSVLPGLSNLMDHFLEEYYFRPAGIVSYSVGGFGGVRAAVHLRVMLGEMGMPTISSMFAISKITDTLDAEGSPQDPALVKRLGSFLDELEWYEEALQRQRQEKGKPF, from the coding sequence ATGGCATTTAAAACAGTAGTGTTCTACGGCTCTTACCGGCGCGATCGCAACGGCATTCGTGCGGCCAAATTTCTGCTCGATCAGCTAGCTCAGCGTGGCCACACCACCGTGTTTGCCGATGCCCTAGAGTACGACTTTGGCCTGCTCGACCGCATGTATAAAGAGTACGAACTCGGCCAGGCTCCGGCCAAAATGGAGGAGCTAGCCGAGCATATTCGCACTGCCGATGGGTTTGTGGTGGTGACGGGCGAATACAACCACTCGGTTCTGCCGGGGTTGAGCAATCTGATGGATCACTTCCTCGAAGAGTATTACTTTCGCCCGGCGGGGATTGTGTCTTACTCGGTGGGCGGCTTTGGGGGCGTGCGGGCCGCCGTTCACCTGCGGGTGATGCTGGGGGAGATGGGCATGCCGACGATTTCATCAATGTTTGCCATCTCAAAAATTACGGATACCCTTGATGCCGAAGGCTCTCCCCAAGATCCGGCCTTGGTCAAACGGTTGGGCTCTTTTTTAGACGAGTTGGAGTGGTATGAGGAAGCACTGCAACGTCAACGCCAGGAAAAGGGCAAACCCTTTTAA
- a CDS encoding ABC transporter permease: protein MTRQLHDAPPNGWASPRLTAPVEDFMAKALVAAELEVRKLRHDPIQLFTRAVQPVLWLTIFGQVFTQVRGIPTGNLSYIDFMTPGILAQSVLFMSIFTGLLVIWEKDLGILHKLMVSPAPKSALVLGKAIGAGVRCLSQLLIIYIVAALMGVGINWNPAAILGVALVVMLGAALFSTFSLIVACWAQTHERVMGVGQLMMMPLFFASNAIYPIAIMPAWLQVVSRLNPLTYMVDALRQLMLVEPAGSYSLGLSLGILVTVAAGLIAFCGRLYPRLVR, encoded by the coding sequence GTGACACGTCAACTACACGACGCACCGCCAAACGGCTGGGCTAGCCCCCGCCTGACCGCCCCAGTCGAAGACTTCATGGCCAAGGCTCTAGTCGCCGCCGAGCTGGAAGTTCGCAAGCTGCGCCACGACCCGATTCAGCTGTTTACCCGTGCGGTGCAGCCGGTGCTGTGGCTAACGATTTTTGGCCAGGTGTTTACCCAGGTGCGGGGCATCCCCACCGGTAACTTGAGCTACATCGACTTTATGACGCCGGGCATTTTGGCCCAGAGCGTTCTTTTTATGTCGATTTTCACCGGGCTGCTGGTGATCTGGGAGAAGGATTTGGGGATTTTGCACAAGCTGATGGTCAGCCCGGCCCCCAAGTCGGCTTTGGTGCTAGGTAAGGCGATCGGGGCGGGGGTGCGCTGCCTGTCGCAACTGCTGATCATCTATATTGTGGCGGCGCTGATGGGGGTGGGGATTAACTGGAACCCCGCAGCAATTCTCGGCGTAGCCCTGGTGGTGATGCTGGGGGCGGCGCTGTTTTCAACTTTTTCGCTAATTGTGGCCTGCTGGGCGCAGACCCACGAGCGGGTGATGGGCGTCGGACAGCTGATGATGATGCCGCTGTTCTTTGCCAGCAATGCGATCTATCCGATCGCGATCATGCCCGCCTGGTTGCAGGTGGTGTCGCGGCTCAACCCGCTGACCTACATGGTCGATGCCCTGCGCCAGCTGATGCTGGTGGAACCGGCGGGCAGCTACAGCCTGGGGCTGAGCCTGGGAATTTTGGTGACGGTGGCCGCTGGACTGATCGCCTTTTGCGGGAGGTTGTATCCCCGGCTGGTGCGCTAG